The DNA window GCGCTGGCGGCCGTAGGGCATCGTGCCGGCCTGCTTGTTGCGTACCTCGGCGAGGCCGACAAAGTTCAGCATCTCTTCAGCAAGCTCCATGCTGCGCTTCACTTGGGCGCGGTAGCCTTTGCTCCCGACAATGACGGAGCCAAGATTAGGCTGTTCGTGCATGAAGTTCCCCATTAGCGAGTTCTGAAGTACTGTCATCTCAGGGAAAATGTTAATGTTCTGAAACGTTCGAACCATTCCAAGGCGCGAGATTGCGTAGGGCGTGAGACTGCTGATCTCCCGCCCCGCCATCGTGATCGAGCCGGACGTCGGAGCGCAGAATCCGCTGATCACGTTGATCAGCGTCGTCTTTCCCGACCCGTTTGGCCCAATCAGGCCATGAATGGCCCCATCGGCGACGCTCATGTTCACGTCGTTCAGGGCCGTCAGCCCACCGAATTTTTTCGTCAGTCCTTTAACCTCAAGCATTGTTCAAACAGCCTCCTTCCAATCTGGCTACTTGCTTTCCCTAGCGAGCTCGCGGCATCTCTTGCGGAGCATGGCCCCAATTTCCTTGAGACTCTTTCCGTAGAGCGACGCGATGCCGTCGGGAAGAAGGGCGAGACAGAAGATGACCAGTAGGCCGTATAGGATCATGCGGTACTGATCGGAAAGGCGAAGCGCCTCCGGCAGACATGTAATCACCATAGCGCCGACAATGGCACCGCCGAACGATTTCATGCCGCCGATGATTGCGCCGGACACCAGCAGCAGAGACGAGTTCCAACGGAACTGGTCGGGGCTGATATAGCCGACAAAAGGCGCGTAAAGGAGGCCTGAAATGCCGCCGAGCATCGCCGAGAGTACGAACGCCGTGATCTTGTAGCGGATTGTGTTGATCCCCAGCGACTGCTCCGCGTCTTCCGATTCGCGAATGCCGTTCAACACGAGTCCCACAGAGGATTTGGAAACCTTCTGGCAGATCCAGTAGCAGACAATAAGGAAGAAAATGCTCAAGTACATGTACGGAACTCCGCCCTTGATCTCATAACCGAAAATCTTCGGATACGAGATGCCCAGAAGGCCGAAAGGGCCACCTGTGAACTTCTCAATGTTCATGATGATCAGGTAAACCATCTCGCCAAACGTCTGCGTGACGAGAGCAAGATATGGGCCGCCTTTAAGGCGCAGGGCGGGAACGCCCATCAGGGCACCCCACAGCCCTGCCACAAACAGTGTGACGGGAATCGCAGCCCAGAACGGAAGCCCCCAACGGAGCGCCATGATAGCGCCCGTGTAGGCGCCGAGGCCGACGAAAGCCGACTGGCCGAGGTTCAGCTGGCCGGCGAGGCCGGAGATGATCACGATTCCAAGGATGGCGATCGCGTTGATTGTCGAGAGCGTCGCCAGAAAGACGAAGTACTTGTTTGATGAGATCAGGACGGCGATCATCAGAGCAAGGATCGCCGGCAAAACAGAGAAGATCCTGTTTTTGTTGAGGTTCACCATTAGTGCTTCGTCACCGCCTTCCTGAAGATGCCTATGGGCCGGAACGCAAGAACGAGAATGCCCGCCGCGAAGACGATAACGTCTCTCCAACCTGACGAAATGTACGCAGACGTGAGTGACTCAAGAACACCCACGAGGAGCCCCGCGCCAACAGCACCCGGCAGATAGCCGACGCCGCCGACGACAGCCGCGACGAACACCTTCAGAGCGAGGTTTTGGCCGAGGCTGATCGTGACGCCGTACAGCGGTGCGACGAGGAAGCCAGCGACGCCACCGAGGGCCGCGCTGATTGAGAACGTGGCTGCATACGTGCGCGACACGTTCACGCCCATCAGCGAAGCGTTGACAGGATTCTCGGCCGCGATGCGCATCGCGAG is part of the Pyramidobacter porci genome and encodes:
- a CDS encoding ABC transporter ATP-binding protein codes for the protein MLEVKGLTKKFGGLTALNDVNMSVADGAIHGLIGPNGSGKTTLINVISGFCAPTSGSITMAGREISSLTPYAISRLGMVRTFQNINIFPEMTVLQNSLMGNFMHEQPNLGSVIVGSKGYRAQVKRSMELAEEMLNFVGLAEVRNKQAGTMPYGRQRKLEIARALMTRPKLLVLDEPVAGMNEQESDAVADLLLKLQAKRNITIILIEHDMRFVMKLCSLITVLSAGKVIAAGISTEIQNNAEVISVYLGTGRKKHARN
- a CDS encoding branched-chain amino acid ABC transporter permease — translated: MNLNKNRIFSVLPAILALMIAVLISSNKYFVFLATLSTINAIAILGIVIISGLAGQLNLGQSAFVGLGAYTGAIMALRWGLPFWAAIPVTLFVAGLWGALMGVPALRLKGGPYLALVTQTFGEMVYLIIMNIEKFTGGPFGLLGISYPKIFGYEIKGGVPYMYLSIFFLIVCYWICQKVSKSSVGLVLNGIRESEDAEQSLGINTIRYKITAFVLSAMLGGISGLLYAPFVGYISPDQFRWNSSLLLVSGAIIGGMKSFGGAIVGAMVITCLPEALRLSDQYRMILYGLLVIFCLALLPDGIASLYGKSLKEIGAMLRKRCRELARESK